The DNA sequence AATAAAATGAAAATAAAGCTCGCATATTGCGGGCTTTGTTTTTGGAATGTTATTTGTTAGGAAAGTATAAATTTATTCAGAAAATAAGCTACGCCGTTTTTTTTAATTAAATTAAAACTAGGGAGGGAATTGTGAAAAAAATTATTTTAGTAATGGCAACAATTAGTTTTTTAATAGCAGGTTGTAATTTTACGGTTAAAAAAGAGAAAAAAATCACAAAAATAGCAAAAAGACCATCTAGGCCTGCAAAAGGGGATTCTTATATTTTTATAAGAAGATTAGAACATAAGCCTAATAATGATTTTGTTGTAGTGAATAATGAAAAAAATATTAGAATAATGTTAAAATCTAGATCGAATGACGTAGAAAAAGTAAGTATAGTTTATGGAAATAAAGAAAAGGAAATGACAACTTTAGGTGCAGCCGGAATGTATGAGCATTATTATGTAAATATAGATCTAGATTCACCTGATATAAGTTATTATTTTAAATTAATTGATGGAAATGAAACTTATTATTATGGCAAAAAAAGTGGAAATTCTAAAGATAAAGTTACTAATTTTAAATATCATTTAAATAAAGATATGGTTCCAGCAATGCCAGAATGGGCAAAAAAAGTTGTTTGGTATCAAATATTTGCGGATAGATTTAGAAATGGTAATCCAGATAATGACCCTATTTATAATGAGTATGGACCACAAAGTTTTGAAAAACCAACAGGTGAGTTATCTGATGGGACTGCAAAAGCATCTTTGATTCCAGAAGAGAGATGGAATTCGAGAGCTGATGGGTGGAATGCAGGACAATTTACTATAAACAAATGGACATCTAATTGGAATAGTGATGAACCATGGGAAGTTAAAGGAAGAGAAAAATATGATTGGGATCATGGGAATACAAGACATTATGGTGGAGATTTACAAGGTGTAATAGAAAAATTAGATTATTTGAAATCTTTAGGAGTAACAGCTATATGGTTTAATCCAGTCTTTTATGCAGAGTCAGACCATAAATATGATGCAGCTGATTTTAGACATATTGCTCCATCATTTGGAGTTATAGAAGAAACAGGAGAAAAATATGGAATAGAAGTTAATAAGGATAATAAATACGGAGCAAAATTAAGTAACAAAAAAGGCAATAGTGAATATAAATTATTGAGTTATGATATAAAAACTGGTAAAAATGGATTAGGAGAAACAAGTGATCCATCAACATGGGTTTGGACAGAGTCCGATATTATAGCAGCAAAAATGATAAAAGAAGCTCATAAAAGAGGAATGAGAGTAATTTTTGATGGAGTATTTAATCATACTGGAAATGAATTCTGGGCATTTACTCAAGCTATAATAGAGGGGCCTACATCAAAATATGCCAGTTGGTATAAATTTACAGATTGGTCAAAAGTGAAAGAATATACAAAAGAAAATGTTGAAAAATGGAATCCAGGTGTAAAATATAATGGAAAATCTAAAATTGGAGTTTATGAAAAAGATAATATAAAATATAGAACTCGTTGGGTAGCAACTCCTAAAAATGCAACGCCAAAAGAAAAATGGGAAATTTATTTATGGAATAAAGATAATGTTAATTATAATTCTTGGTGGGGATTTAGATCGTTACCTAAATTAGATCATTTTAATAAAGAAGTTGGAAAACATATTATAAATATTAGTAAAAAATGGTTGTTAGGTCCAGATGGAAAAGTATCTTCAGATTTTAAGAATGATGATGGAATAGATGGATTTAGATTAGATGTACCGTTAGATATAGAAGATCAAAGTTTTTGGTTAAGATGGAAAAAAGCTATTAGAGAAGTTAAGAGTGATGTATATACGTCTGCAGAGATATGGGGTCAAGCAAGAGACCATGTATATGGTAAAAAATTTGATGCTGTGATGAATTATGAATTTGCGAAGTATTTATTAAACTATGTAGTTGATACAGGTAAAAGAAATAAATTAAAAGCATCTGAATTTAAAGCATCTGAAAATACTCTATTTTTAGGATATGCAGATTCTACTGCTAGAGGTATGCAAAATTTAATGGATTCTCATGACACAGATAGATTGTTCTCAATGATAATAAATCCTAATAGAGAATATGATAGAAATAATAGAATAAATGAAAATAGAAGTTATAGAGCTGTAAGACCTGATCTTTACGATACTATGGCAATAAATAAATTAAAATTAATATCATTAATACAGATGACATATGAAGGATCCCCTATGATATACTATGGAGATGAAGTTGGAATATGGGGACCAGATGATCCTATGGATAGAAAGCCTATGTTGTGGAAAGACTATATGCCGTATGAAAAAGAAACTGATGAGTA is a window from the Haliovirga abyssi genome containing:
- a CDS encoding alpha amylase N-terminal ig-like domain-containing protein produces the protein MKKIILVMATISFLIAGCNFTVKKEKKITKIAKRPSRPAKGDSYIFIRRLEHKPNNDFVVVNNEKNIRIMLKSRSNDVEKVSIVYGNKEKEMTTLGAAGMYEHYYVNIDLDSPDISYYFKLIDGNETYYYGKKSGNSKDKVTNFKYHLNKDMVPAMPEWAKKVVWYQIFADRFRNGNPDNDPIYNEYGPQSFEKPTGELSDGTAKASLIPEERWNSRADGWNAGQFTINKWTSNWNSDEPWEVKGREKYDWDHGNTRHYGGDLQGVIEKLDYLKSLGVTAIWFNPVFYAESDHKYDAADFRHIAPSFGVIEETGEKYGIEVNKDNKYGAKLSNKKGNSEYKLLSYDIKTGKNGLGETSDPSTWVWTESDIIAAKMIKEAHKRGMRVIFDGVFNHTGNEFWAFTQAIIEGPTSKYASWYKFTDWSKVKEYTKENVEKWNPGVKYNGKSKIGVYEKDNIKYRTRWVATPKNATPKEKWEIYLWNKDNVNYNSWWGFRSLPKLDHFNKEVGKHIINISKKWLLGPDGKVSSDFKNDDGIDGFRLDVPLDIEDQSFWLRWKKAIREVKSDVYTSAEIWGQARDHVYGKKFDAVMNYEFAKYLLNYVVDTGKRNKLKASEFKASENTLFLGYADSTARGMQNLMDSHDTDRLFSMIINPNREYDRNNRINENRSYRAVRPDLYDTMAINKLKLISLIQMTYEGSPMIYYGDEVGIWGPDDPMDRKPMLWKDYMPYEKETDEYGKYKKKNIQFSKDVEIDEANNVIKYNVKINKDIYNWYKKLMNIRDENVDLFGLGELKYILSDDSNDSIAYVRSYKKKKAIVVVNNSSKEETLKLKIDGKYKDLINGKMVEDIDGILEIKLPAKTGTILMK